TGCTGGGCATCCGGCCCTGGGCCGAACGCTCTGGCGGCTGATCGGACCAAGGCTGCGGGGCAGTGCTCCGGCCGCCGATCCCCTCCTGGAGCTGCGCAGCGGCATGGAGCGTCTGGCGGTGCGCGATGCCGACCGGCAACTCGCCCACCTGCTGGAGGCGCTCATTCCTGCCACTCACAACGCAGCGCCCTGAGGATGCGGCGGTTACCGCGGCGGTCCTGCAGGCCGATGCGCAGCCAGCACTCCCCCAGACCAGCAAACGAACGGCAGTCACGCAGCAGAATGCGGTGACGGCTCTCCAGACGCTCGCGCAGCTCCAGCAGGGGGCGGTCGCTTCTGATCAGCAGGAAGTTGGCCGCCGCGGCCTGTGGGCTCAGGCCCGGCAGACCGTCCAGCTGACGGTGGAACCAGGGGCCTTCCCGCGCCACCCAGCGCTGCACGCGTTGCTGCCAGCGCCGATCGGCGATCACCAGCGGGCCGACGGCAGCGGCCAGGCCGTTCACCGGCCAGGGATCCCGCCACTCCTGCCAGCGCTGTAAACGTGCTGGAGCTGCCACTGCATAGCCGAGCCGAAGCCCGGCAATCGCCATCAGCTTGGTGAGGCTGCGGATCACAACCAGCTGGGGATGGTCTGCCACCAGCGGCACCAACGAGTGCCGCTGGCCATCGGGCACCAAGGGCAGAAAGGCCTCATCCACGATCACCAGCGCGAAGCGGTCAAGCAGCAGCTCGAGCGAACGGCGGTCCCACAGCTGGCCCGAGGGGTTGTGGGGATTGGTGATCCACAGCGCCGCGCCGGGGCCGGCCGGGGCGGGGAACGGAGCCGGACAGGCCCAGGCCGGCTGTGCGCTACGGCGACCTGTCGGTCGCTGCGTTGAAGGGAATGGCGGCGGTAGCGGCAGAGGTTCGATGGCCCCGTCCCAGCAAGCCAGGGCGCGTCGGTAATCGGCGAAGCCGGGCTCGGGCAGCAGGCTGGGGCCCGCCGCCGCCGCCTCCCGGGCCGCCCAGGTGAACAGTTCAGCAGCCCCGTTGCCAGGCAGCACCGCCGCCGGGTCGATGCCGTGGTGGGCAGCGATCGCCGACCGCAGCCGGGAATAGCTGCGGTCGGGGTAGTCCCGCAGGGCCGTGCCGGCGGCACCTCCCTGCAGGCAGACCCGCAACGCCCGCCGCAGGGAGGCGGGGGGGCCAAACGGCACCAGTGAGGCGCTGGCATCGAGCACCTGATGCGGCTGGCAACCGAGGCGGCTTGCCGCCGCCTCGAGATTGCCGCCGTGCCGGAGCTCCAGCTCGTGGCTGCCCGGCGTACTGGTCATCGTCCCCTGCTCCCAGACTCAGAATCCTTTAATCTGATAGGTGGAACTGCTGGTGACGGTCCAGTCTGTGTCGCCGCAACGGGTCGTCCAGCATGTCAGCAAGGTCCTGCTCGGCAAAGACCAGCAGATCCGCTTGGCCGTGGCCTGCCTGCTGGCACGCGGCCACCTGTTGATCGAAGATCTGCCCGGCATGGGCAAAACCACCCTCGCCGAAGCTCTTGCCCGTTGTCTTGGGCTGGAATTCAAGCGGGTGCACTTCACCAGCGATCTGCTCCCTGCCGATCTCACCGGCATCGGTGTGCTCGATACGGGCAGTGGCAACTTCAGCTTCCAGCCTGGCCCCCTGTTCAGCCAGGTGCTTCTGGCCGATGAGATCAATCGGGCCAGCCCCCGCACTCAGAGTGCGCTGTTGGAGGCAATGGCCAGTGGCCGGGTCAGCGTTGATGGCACCAGCCATGAGCTGCCCTCGCCCTTCTTCGTGATCGCCACCCAGAACGGCCTCGATCAAACCGGCACCGCCCCGCTGCCGGAGTCCCAGCTGGATCGTTTCCTGATGCGGCTCACCCTTGGATTCCCCGAGCGGGAAGCGGAGTTGGCCCTGCTCAGCGGCCAGGCGATGCGGCCCGATCAGCTGCCGGCCCTGCTGACCGCCGCCGATCTGCTCGCCCTGCAACAGCAGGCGGCGGCCCAGCATGCCGAGCCTTCTCTGCTCGCTTATGTGCTCGATCTGGTGCAGCTCAGCCGCCAGGACAGCTTCGGTGCTTCGCCGCTCTCTCCGCGCGCCGCCCAGTCGCTGTTGGCGGCAGCCCGGGCGTGGTCGTTGCTGGAGGGGCGCGATTTCGTGATTCCCGCCGATGTGCAGGCCGTACTTCCCAGCGTCTGCGAACACCGCATGGACAACGGCGAGCCGATCGCCACCAACGGTGTCGGTGCCTGTGCCTCCGGCAGTTGGAGCCACCGCTTACTGGCGGGCGTCGATGGTCTCCGCTGACCACCCAGCTGTCCCCAAGGCGAAGCGCAATGGCCTGTTCCGGCCTCACGCCGGGCACCAGCTGCGCCTTGGAGCCCGAAGCATCTACATCCTGCCCACTGGATTCGGCGCCCTTTGGTTGATGGCCGTCGTGCTGCTGCAGGTGGTGGGCATCCAGCTGCAAAGCAACGGCACGCTGATGATGTCTTATCTGCTGCTGGGACTCTTCCTCCTGGCGATGCATCTCACCGCCTTCAATCTGCAAGGCCTCGAACTGAGCTGCAGCGATCCCCCGCCAGGATTCGCCGATGCCCCACTCAACTACCCGGTGGTCGTGCGCAGCCAGTGTCATCGCGATCAGCTGCGCATCGGCTTCATCCTGGGCTCTGCGCTGCGGCAGCACAGCACCACCCAGAGCCGCGATCAGGAGATCCAGCCGGGCCAGTCCGAGTTGTCAATTCCCTGGCAACCGCAGCAGCGGGGGTTGCAACGGCCCGGCCGACTGCGTATCAGCTCCAGTGCTCCCCTCGGTCTGTTCCGCTGCTGGAGCCTGTGGGAACCGCCCACCGCCCAGCTCGTTTACCCAGCCCGCCGCGAAGGGCCGGTGGCCGAAACCTTTGCTGAGGCAGAGGGGAACCGGCTGAACGTGAGCGGCCGCCCCAGCGCCCTGGGCCACGACCACTGGGTCGATCTGCGGCCACACAGGGCCGAGGAAGGGGTCAGCCGGCTGTTCTGGAAATCCATGGCGCGGGGCCGGGGCGCCCACTCCAAGGTGTTCGGCGGCTCCCCGCCGTCGGAGCCCCTCCTTAGCCCCCAACCGGACTTGCCGAAGGAGCAGGCGCTCGAACACCTCAGTGCCCGCATCTGGGCGCTCAGTGCTGCCGGTGACAGCTACGGCCTGATCCTGGGCGGCACCACGATCGCTCCGGGCAGCGGCAGCCGCCATCGCGACCAGTGCCTGGCGGCCCTGGCCCTGCTTCCGTGAGCGGGCACCGGCGGCTGCAATGGGTGGCGCTCGGCCTACTGGCCGCCTTGCTGCCAGCGATCGACACCGGCATGCCGCTGAGCTGGGGGGCGATCTGCCTGATCACGCTCACCGCACTCAAGCTGCGCGAGGCGCACTCCCGCAGCGAGTTGCGACGCGCCTCGCTGCTCATTCTGGTGATCACCGGGGTGATGGCGGCCCTGCTGCCCGGTCTGGGGCCCAGCCTGATCCAGCTGCTCACCACGCTGCTGGCGCTCAGCAGCCTGCTGTCGCTGGAACTCGGCAGTGCTGTGCAGCTGCGGACCCTTCTGGCCCGCAGCCTGCGCCTGCTCGGCGCCGCCCTGCCGCTGGTGCTGGTGCTGTTTCTGCTGGTGCCGCGGGTCGGGCCGCTCTGGACGGTGCCCATGGGACAGACCGCCCGCACAGGCCTCTCCGATCAGCTCGACACCGGCAGCATCGCCGATCTGGTGGCGGTGGACACGCCAGCGGCCCGGATCAGCTTCACGAACGAAGAGCCGCCACCACCGGAGTCCCGGTACTGGCGGGTGCTCACGCTGCACAGCTTCGATGGCCAGCGCTGGGAACGGCTGCCCAACGAAGACAACCTCAATGCCTTGCTCCCACAGACTGCCGGCGAGCCACCCACCGGCAGCCGCGAACAGTTCTGGCTAGCCGAGCCCATGTTGCTGCCGGTGCTCCCCTGGAGCGGCCAAGGCCAACCGCTGGATCCGGAGCTGCGCATCAGCCCCGATGGCGTGCTGCTCAACAACCGGCCACCGATCGAACGGCGCGCCTATGGCTTCACCAACCTGAGTGCGCCCGCTGCCTGGAAGCTTCAGCCGCCCAGGGAAGCCGCCCTGGAGCTGCCGGTCGGCATCAACCCCCGCCTACAGGCCCTCGGCCGTGAGTGGAAGGACACCCTTCCGCCTGCTGATCGGGTCGCTGTAGCCCAACGCTGGTTCCGCTCACAGCCGTTTCGCTACACCACCCAGCCAGGCTTGCTGCCGGGCCCTGATCCGGTGGACGCCTTCCTCTTCGACACCCGGACGGGCTTCTGTGAGCACTTCGCTTCCGGCTTCACGGCCCTGATGCGTGCCGCCGGCGTACCTGCCCGCATCGTGCTCGGCTACCAGGGGGGAGATTGGGTGCCCCAGGTGGGCGGCGGCGGTTACCTGGATGTGCGTCAGAGCGATGCCCATGCCTGGAGCGAAGTCTGGCTGGCAGATCAGGGCTGGGTTCTGGTGGATCCCACCGCCTGGGTATCGCCGCTCCGAATCACCGCCGGCCAGCCGATCTCTGCCGGGAAAACCCCCCGCCAGTTCAGCCCACTGGGCTGGGCCCTGCTCCAGTGGCGCGGCATCGATCTGCGCTGGACCGGGTGGGTGATGAGCTTCAATCGCCAGGATCAGATGGCGCTGATTGAGCGGCTGTTGGGCAAGCGGCATGAATGGCTGGGCGCCTTGCTGGTGGCAGCTCTGGCCCTCTGCCTCGGCCTCGTGCTGCCCTTGATGCACTGGAGCCAGCGGCGGCGCGACACCGATGGCCTGCGACGCGAGCTCGATCACTGTCTCCAGCGTCTGCGGCTGCTGGGGCTCGAACCACGCCCCGGTGAAGACCTCGGCAGCTTCTGCCGTCGAGCCGGACAGCAGCGTCCTGATCTCGCTTGCGCACTCGATGAACTGGCCTGCACCTACCTGCGGCAGCGGTTCGGGCCAGCGCTGCCGCAAGACCAGCGCCAGGCCTCCAGAAAGCGCCTGCGCCAGCTGCGGCAACAGCTCGGAGCCTTGCCCGCCGCCTCGAGCTCACAGGCATGAGCATCCGGGACAGGATCCGGCCCCGTTCCAGTCCAGTAAGTCGCGCTGCTCGATAGAACACATGGATCCATGCGAGCAGCGGATGATGGGCGGTCTCCAGCCAAGGCTGGCTGTGCTGCTGCTGGGTTCACTGACGGCCTTCGGGCTGATGCCCCCAGCCGGCGCCTCCTCATTTGATGCCGTCGTGCGTCTGCTGGACACGCGTTCCTGCAAGCGCTGCGAGCTGCAGGACGCCGATCTGGTGCGGGCAGACCTGCGCGACGCGGATCTGCGCAACGCCCTGCTGCAGCGCGCCAACCTGAGTGGTGCCCGTCTGGATGGGGCCAAGTTAGGCGGGGCGAATCTCAGCTTCACCAGCCTCCAGGGGGCCTCGCTCAGGGGGGCCGATCTGCGGGGGGCCACGCTGGAAGGCACCGACCTGCGGGAGGCCGACCTCAGTGGCGCCCAGGTCGACACGGGCAGCCTGGCCACCACCCACTGGCAGGGGGCCCGGGGCATCGATCCCGCCCTTCAGGGACACGCCGAGCTGCACAATGCCGGCGTCGCAGCGGCCAAAGCAGGGCGCCTGCCGGAGGCAGAACGCTTCTTCGACGCGGCCATTCAGCGCGACCAGGAGGCGGCGATCAGCTGGGTGGCACGCGGAATCGTGCGCGGAGAGCAAGCCAAGACCGAGCAGGCCGCCGCCGATTTCAGCTATGCCGCTCAGCTCTACGCCACCAGCGGGGATCTGGCCACGTCCGAGCAGTTGCTGGAGGCCTCCGCCAAGCTGAAAAAAGATCCCCAGCAAGGAAAAGACGGAGGCAATGGCTTCGGCAGCCAGGTTGTGGGCGGGGCAATGGGTGTGGTTCAGTTCCTGTTGCCGTTGGCCGCCAAGGCGTTCATCCCCCTGGCGTTCTGAGCCCTCACCGCTGCGGTTTCACTGCGGGTTGCTCATGAATTGGCGGGATTCCGGCGTAGAGGGCTGGAAGCCATAGCCGAAGGTGGCGCCGTCATTGTCGGAGATGATTCGCGGCGTCACCATGATCACCAACTCACGCTTTTCTCGTCGGTTGGAGGAGCCGCGGAAGAACTGGCCGACCAAGGGAAGATCACCAAGGATGGGCCATTTTGTTACCTCGGCGATATCCACATCGGAAATCACACCGGTGAGGATCAGGGTCTGGCCGTCGCGGACCCGCAGAGCGCCGGTGTCCAGCCGCCGCACGCTGAGAATGCTCACTTCGCTGGTGCAGGAGGGTGGGCCCGGCACCGAGTCAGTGACGGCGGAAATGCTGGGGGAAAGTGAGAAGGTCACGAAGCCGTTGTCATCGATTTTCTCGACGCGGGCGCCCAGCACCAGACCAGCTGTCGAGAGTTCCAACGTGCATTGGGTACCACCATTTTCCTGCTGCTCCACCTCAACATTGGTGATCACATTGGTGCCCACCCGCACGACTGATTCGTTGGCACGGCTGCGGGCAATGGGCGAATCGATCGTGTAGGAATCAAGGCCCTGATTGGAGTTGCCGCTGTCTCCCGCGCCTGCACCGCCATCGCGAAGGCGGGAGGGATTTTCTTGCAGGATCAACGTGGGACTTGCGATCAGCTTGGTGTTGCGCGAAACGATCTGGGCCTGAACAAAGTCGAAGAAACTGTCTTGCGGGAAGTTCTGGCCGGGATTCCGGCGGAAGCCATCGGTCAGGGAAGCGCCGACCGACCGACCGCCATTCAATGCTGCCGCACCGGTGGCCACCAGCCCTGGCAGATTGGTGCCGCCGGCCGTAACGGTTCCCGGTGTTGTGCCTTGGGCAGGCGTGAGTTCAACTGTCAGATCGCTGGGAACACCGCGCCGGAAATCACCAGCTGTGGGCGGGAGCCGCGACCCGAATGCACCCAGCAGCTGACCATTGTCATTGACGATGAAGTTATTGCCCCAACGGAACGCAAAGCTGTTGGCAATATCCTGGGAGTTCTCCAGGTTGATATCAAGGATGCGCACAGCAAGGGCCACTTGCCGCTGGCGCAGATCCAGCTGCTTGAGATAGGCCTCAGCGATCGCCACCAGAGAGCTTTCCCCCACCAGGGTGATGGTGCCGAGCCTGGTGTCGGTGGTACCGATCAGCCCCACCAGCGGCCCCTGGCTGGCGCCGAAGGAGTTGATCTGCGTGGTGGTGGCAGTCGTGGCGGTGGAAGCGGCCGTGTTGTTCGCCGGTGTGCCTGTGGAAGCCACCTCACTGGAGGTGGATGTGGTGGTGAACGTCTTGTTGATCGTGGCCCCGAGGCTCGCCAGGTAGTCGGCAGCGGAGTTGGCTGACGCCTGATTCAGCCGGTAGACCTTGGAGAGCTGAGATCCGAAGGTTTTGCTCAGCGCGCTGGGGCCAGCAACGATCAGATTGCCTTCCAGCTTTCCCTGCAAACCAGAGGCCAACAGGATCGCATTCACGGCTCTGGAATAGGCCTCATTACGGAAGGCGATCGACACGCGCCTGGCGTTGATGGCCGTGTCAGGTGGAGCGGGGGTCGCGCCAGGGGCAGGCGAGTCGTCAACGTAGACGAAGCCATAACCACCCATTTGGGCCACGGCCATCAGCGCGTCTTTCGCCGGGGCATTGCGCAGGGTCATGGTCACACTCGGACCCCGCAGGTTCACGAAGCTGCGGTTGCGCAGGAGCATGCTGCCGACGGCCATGTCGCCCACCGGCGGTGCCACCGCCCTGGGTTGCAGCGGCGGCGCAAAGCGCGGCTGATCCACCCGGCCCGGTGTATTGAGGTCAAGCCGGCCGGTCTGGGTGGAACTCTGGCGGGGAGCGGGGAAGGTGAGGATCAGGTTGCGGCCGTCTGCGCTCACCACCGGGCGGGGCATGGAACCCCCACGACTCGGAGACACCTGCAGGAAGAAGCGGGTGCCTTCGCCTTCAAGGCTCACCGTCTCGAAGCCCAGATCCGGCAGGCTCACCCTCTGGGGGCCACGCCGCAGGCTGTTTGGACCGGTGAGGAGGATTTGCCCCTCCCAGCCCCGGTTGTTGGTGAACTGCTGCAGCTGCGGAGCTGCACCGGTGCCTTCGATCACAAACTCCACCGAATCGGGCAGGCGGCGGATCTTCAGCTCCACTGAGCCGGACTGGCTGGCGGGAGGGTTCGTTCCGGCGGCAGGAGTCCCCGGCTGAAATGGGCCCACCTGGGCGGGCGCTGCCATGGCTTCGGCAACCGGCAAAAGGGTCAGCACTGGAAAGGCTGCCGAAAGAGCCAGACTTCCAACTCGTCGCACTGACCGGTTCTCCGCAAATTTCATCGTTGGGGGATCTTATGTGTAGAAGTGAACGTGTGCGACGCGGTGGGCATGAATGGGGAAATCAGGGCGTCGTGGGCTGAGCGGGCTTGGGCGGCTTAGGCGGCTTGGGCGCTGGATCTCCCTCTCGATAGAGAGAGAGATTGAGCTTGAGATCAGCAAGTGGAGGTGAATTAGCTCCAGCAGGGGCACTTGCCTCTCGAAGCGCCACGTTCAGATCGCTCTGCACAACCAGCAGCCCCAGACGCTCCAACCGGCGCAGGAAATCAAGCAGGTTGGGATAACGCCCGCGGGCACTGAGCAGGGTCGTCGCTTTCACCAGGCCACTGGCTTCCAATGGGTCCTGGGGCGGGGGCGGCGGAGCATTGGGGTCGGCGGCAGCCTTTCCTTGGGCCGGTTGGCCCGATGCGGGAGGGGCGCCCTCGGCAGCCGCCGGTGCGGCAGGCGGGGCAACGGGTTCAAACACATCCAGCTGGATTCCGGAAGCACTCGCTTCCCGGTTGAGCTGCGCCATGAAGGTATCGAAATCGCCGCTGCCGGCGATGAGCTGCAACAGGTTGCTCTGCTGCTTGCGGATTTTTTCGGTGTCCTCGATCTGGCGCAGCCGCTGAACTCGCAGCAGGGGAAGACGGCGCTCCATCTCGCGCAATTCATCAAGCTGGACCTGGTTTTGGCGCAGGCTGCTCCAGGGCTGCCAGACCCCGCCGAAGAACACCAGTCCTGAGAGCAGGGCACCGCCGGCGATCGGGAGACCCGCCAGCAGTCCGATCCGCAAGGCAGGGGATGGCGGTTTGATGCCTTCCTGGAGGTTCGTCACGGCAGCACTCCCTCACGGCGGAGCTTCTGCAGCCGCAAGGCGAGGCCTTCAGCGCCGAGGCTCTGCAGCAGGGCCAGGCGCTGGTTGAGTGATTCGGCCGTAGCGCGGAAGCCCGCAGAAATTTCGAAGGCCACCAGATTGGCCTCTGGGCTCGACCCTGACCCACCAGCTGAGGGCCGGCTTGCTCTGGCCAGGGTGATCTGGCTCGGATCCAGCAGGGGTGAGCCCTGGAGTTGGAGCACCAGAGCATTGATGCGCTCAAAGGCACCCGGATCAGCGCTGCGGCCTTTGATCAAGAGGGCCTGCTTCTCCACCGTGAGTTGGGTCAGCTGCAGGCCGCGAGGGGTGCGCTGGCTCACATCCGTCATCAGCGCCGAACCGGAGCGCAGTGTGACCAGTCCGCCGGCCAGGGACGCGTTGCTGGCGCGGGTTTTGTCATTGGCGGCCTTCTCGGCGGCCAGTTCCTGCTCCAGCTGGGCCACCTGCCCCCGCACCGGTGCCAGACGCTCCAATTCCTGAGAGATCATCTGCTGCTGAATCCGCAGCAGCAGCGAAACGGCCAGCATCGCCACCACCGACGGCGGCGCCGATCAGCAGCAGGCGCCGAGCGTCAAGAGGTGGTGGCCCATCCGCTGGCAGGCCCAGTTCAACCCGGCGTTCGCGCAGCAGGTCAACGGGGGGCAAGGAGGCGCTCATCGGGACAGGTCTCCGGCAGCCAGGCCGCACATCCGCACCAGGGACGCTCCACCGACCGCGTCGGCAGCAGAAGGATCAGGATCGCTCTCGGTGCCGACAATGCTCAGCCACCTTTGCTGCAGGGGGTCGACGATTTCCACGCTCCACGACGGTGTCGGCGAGAGCGTATCGGAAACCTTCGCGCAATCTTGAGCGGGGCCGTAAACCAGCACCCGCACGGACGTCATGCTCGGATCCCGGCGTTGCCAGAACGCCAGACAGGTACGCAGCTCCCTTTCGATCGACATGGCGCCTGCCGTGACCCGCCGGCTGAATTCGGGGATGCCATCACGAACCAGCAACAGATCGGCACTGTCCCCACGGAGCTCGAGCAACACGATCAGTTCGCCGGCAGGAGCCGCAGCAATCAGAGGATCCAACGCCCGCAGCGTCACAACCTGAGCGGGCTCAAGGCAGACAAGATCCAAGGCGGCAATGGAGAACACCTCCACCCAGGCCTGGATCATGGCGCGCTGGCCGATGGCCACCAGCGAGGTGGGGGGGCGGGATGGATCCCGCGAGGGGAGAGGCCCAAGAGTGATGTAGGTCTGGCTCATTGGGAATGGGAGCCCCAGATCCGGGTTCAACTCCCGCAGCGCCAGGTCGGGCTGCTCAGGCCAGTCGTCATAGGGCCACTCCACCACCCGGAGCGTGCAGGCAGCGGCGGGCAAGGCCGCCACCACCTCCGCTCCCATCAAGTTGAGCTCCACCACCAGATCACCGATCAGGTCCCCAAGGGCCGCTTTCTGCTGAGGTTGGCCACCGCTGCAGGTGCCGCGTGGCAACGGCACAGTGCGCAGCAAAGTGCCTGTGGGCGGGTAGGTGGCTCCCTTCAAATGCATCAAGGTGACTTGCTCGTCTTCCAGCACCAGCAGGAGGCGGGGAGGGAACAGACGGGCCGTCAGAGGCCGCAGCCGTTCTTGCAAGCCAGCGAGAACCAAGATCGGCGACGAAAAGATGCGCGAATCGTATCGGCAGACTTCCGCCGATGCACCGAATCGCTCGCTAGGCGCTCAGGTAAGGCAAACCGCTGCCCACCGCTTCGCCGATATGGCGGCAGCCGTGGCGGTCGAGTTGCTGCTGGAGGCCTTCAAGGATGGTTGGCACAAGTGCAGGCCCGGCGTAGATCCAACCGGTGTACAGCTGAATCAACGACGCCCCCGCCGTAATGCGCTCCCAGGCGGATTCAGGCGAGTCGATGCCACCCACCCCCACCAGTGGCAAGGCTGGTCCAGCCGTGGCCCGCAGCCGGCGCAACACCTCCAGCGCACGGCCACGCAGCGGGGCGCCACTCAGGCCACCGGCCTCCTCCTCCAGGGTGCGTCCGGTCTGCGCGAGGCGGCGCTTCTCCAGGCCCAGACGGTTCAAGCTGGTGTTCACGGCGATCACGCCAGCCAGCCCCTCCTGATACGCCAACCGCGCGATCGTGTCGATGGCGTCGTCTTCCAGATCAGGAGCGATCTTCACCAGCAGGGGCGGGCAACCTGGCAGGCGGCGCAACCGCTCCACCAGCCGTCGAAGCTGGGTGGCGTCCTGCAGGTCCCGCAGCCCCGGGGTGTTGGGAGAGCTCACGTTGATCACCGCGTAATCGGCCAGCGGGGCCAGCAGCTCCAGCGTGGAGGCGTAGTCGTCGGGGGCGCGCTCGAGCGAGGTGATCCTGGATTTGCCCAGGTTGAGGCCAAGCACGGCCGGACGTTGCCCGGCCGGCGGCAGGTGCTGCTCTTCCAGGGTGCGTTTGGCGGCCACAGCGCCGTTGTTGTTGAAACCCATCCGGTTGAGGGCGGCCCGCTCCTGCGAGAGGCGGAACAGGCGGGGCCGCGGATTGCCGGGCTGGCCGTGCCAGGTGATCGTGCCGAGCTCGGCGAAACCGAAGCCGAACAGGTGCCAGATGCCAGCCGCCACCGCGTTCTTGTCAAAGCCGGCCGCCAGGCCCAGCGGATTGGCGAAGCGGCAACCGAACAGGGTCTGCTCGAGGCGGAGATCCGGCCGCTGCAATTCCGCCCCCAGGCCCGCCAGGCTGCCCGACACCAGTGGCCAGTGCCGGCGCCGGGAGGCCAGCCCCAAGGCGGTGAGAGTGAGCTGGGTGAGCTGTTCAGCGTCGGCCCCGTCATCGCGGGCGAGCAACGGACCGACCCAGCGCCGATAGAGCGCTTCGGTGCTGGACAGGGGCGGGGCCGATGCCATGGGGGGTTCCATCAACGACGCTCCAGGCGCCAGCGACATTGGTCGAGCGAGCGGACGTGCCAATCGCGCCAGACCCAGTCGCCGGGACGCTCGGCCAAACGGGCGAGGGGAAGATCCACCAGCTGGGCCAGCTCGGCTGCCGAGAGGGTAAACCCGCCGTCCGCCAACCGGTCCGCCAGTTCCAGGCGGCTGAGCAAGGCGGTCAGTGCCGGTGGCGCAGGGTCGTCAGCAGGGGTGCCGGCAGCAAGGGGGTCGCCGGACGCGGGTGCAGAGGTGGCCGGTGGAGAAACAGAAGCAACAAGAGGAGCGGCGCCTGCGGCAGCGCTCCCGGCCAGGGCAGGTCTGCCGCCGCGGGAAAAGGCCACGGCGATCACGTCGCAGCGGTCGTTGTCGGGGTCTCCGCTGTGGCCGCGCACGTGCACGAGCGGCACATCCGACAGCCGGGCCCGATCCAGCGCTTCCCAGAGGTCTTTGTTGAGCACCGGGCTGCCCGAGGCGGTGCGCCAGCCCTTGCGCTTCCAGCCAGCCATCCAGCGCTGCAGGCCATCGATGAGGTAGCGGCTGTCGGTGCGCAGTCGCAGATCCGGGTGGCGTGGCAGCTCGCGCAGGCGCTCCAGCACCGCCAGGGCCGCCGTCAGTTCCATGCGGTTGTTCGTGGTGGCCGGATCCGCGCCCCCCAGTTCGATCATGCTGCCGTCTTCGAAGCGCAGCAGTGCCCCCCAGCCCCCTGGGCCCGGGTTGCCACTGCAGGCCCCATCACAGGCCGCTGCCACCACCCGCACCGGCTCAGCACCCACTGGGCGTCAGGCGAAAAGTTCGGTAAACATTGGATCCCCCTCGGGCCAGGACGCACACGATCATGAAGCGAACTTACCTGGCCCTGGCGGGACTCGGTCTGGCGATGGCCGCCGCCCCTGCCGTGAACAGTTCCGTGGCCCTGGCCCAGGGCGTGTTCAACAGCGTGCCTGTGGATGCCTCCCGCTTTGCGGTGCTGGCCAAGCCGGTGGGCTCGGCCGACTGGTCGCTGCTGGTGCTCGAGCAACTGGCACCCCGGCCCCTGTGCTGGGAACAGCGGCCGGATGGCCTGGTGGATCCCTCCCTCAACCGCTTCGATTTCACCGGCATCTGCAGCCGTTATCTCGACAGCAACGGCTACTCGCTGCGGGTCGCCGATCAGGATCTGGCCAGCCGCTACCGCCTGCGGCTGCGGCAGGTGGGCCAGGAGCTTCAGCTGCAGGCGATGAGCCCCACGGAAACCACCACCCTGGTCGTGGGGCGCGGCACCGTGCCGCTGCGCGATCGGGATGCCTTTGTGGCCATCACCCTGGAGCCCGACTGGCAGCTCAACCGCCGCGCCTTCGGCAACCAGACCCTCAGCCACGTGTATTTCGCCAACGGCACGCCGCTGGAGGA
The Synechococcus sp. MW101C3 DNA segment above includes these coding regions:
- a CDS encoding DUF3747 domain-containing protein — protein: MKRTYLALAGLGLAMAAAPAVNSSVALAQGVFNSVPVDASRFAVLAKPVGSADWSLLVLEQLAPRPLCWEQRPDGLVDPSLNRFDFTGICSRYLDSNGYSLRVADQDLASRYRLRLRQVGQELQLQAMSPTETTTLVVGRGTVPLRDRDAFVAITLEPDWQLNRRAFGNQTLSHVYFANGTPLEDLLARAAQARGSLVAGRQRPLLGRRDDSRPSYEETEGPIALQVVPFEE
- a CDS encoding ribonuclease H; the protein is MGAEPVRVVAAACDGACSGNPGPGGWGALLRFEDGSMIELGGADPATTNNRMELTAALAVLERLRELPRHPDLRLRTDSRYLIDGLQRWMAGWKRKGWRTASGSPVLNKDLWEALDRARLSDVPLVHVRGHSGDPDNDRCDVIAVAFSRGGRPALAGSAAAGAAPLVASVSPPATSAPASGDPLAAGTPADDPAPPALTALLSRLELADRLADGGFTLSAAELAQLVDLPLARLAERPGDWVWRDWHVRSLDQCRWRLERR
- a CDS encoding quinone-dependent dihydroorotate dehydrogenase; translation: MASAPPLSSTEALYRRWVGPLLARDDGADAEQLTQLTLTALGLASRRRHWPLVSGSLAGLGAELQRPDLRLEQTLFGCRFANPLGLAAGFDKNAVAAGIWHLFGFGFAELGTITWHGQPGNPRPRLFRLSQERAALNRMGFNNNGAVAAKRTLEEQHLPPAGQRPAVLGLNLGKSRITSLERAPDDYASTLELLAPLADYAVINVSSPNTPGLRDLQDATQLRRLVERLRRLPGCPPLLVKIAPDLEDDAIDTIARLAYQEGLAGVIAVNTSLNRLGLEKRRLAQTGRTLEEEAGGLSGAPLRGRALEVLRRLRATAGPALPLVGVGGIDSPESAWERITAGASLIQLYTGWIYAGPALVPTILEGLQQQLDRHGCRHIGEAVGSGLPYLSA